A genomic region of Brevibacillus sp. JNUCC-41 contains the following coding sequences:
- a CDS encoding DUF4190 domain-containing protein — MSEIKLTNSKAIVSLIMGVLSLLIPFIGIILGILGLIFASKSKQEIKLTGESGKGLVTAGKVCSIIGIIWNVILILIFLMFFYFTVSTDITTF, encoded by the coding sequence ATGTCGGAAATCAAACTAACCAATAGCAAAGCTATAGTATCATTGATCATGGGGGTATTATCCCTGTTAATTCCATTCATAGGCATCATATTAGGTATTCTAGGTTTAATATTTGCTTCGAAGAGTAAACAAGAAATTAAGCTTACTGGTGAATCTGGAAAGGGATTAGTGACAGCTGGAAAAGTGTGCAGTATCATTGGGATAATATGGAATGTCATCTTGATCCTGATTTTCCTGATGTTTTTTTATTTCACAGTAAGTACGGACATAACAACCTTTTAA
- a CDS encoding branched-chain amino acid aminotransferase has translation MKEHDMQITLSTTKKEKPQADQLEFGKQFTDHMFIMDYTQGQGWHDPRIVPYQPLSLEPSAMIFHYGQSVFEGLKAYATPEDEIILFRPEKNFQRLNSSNSRLCIPDIDVDFALKALKTLISVDKDWVPQAEGTSLYIRPFIIATEPYLGVSPSDKYQFIIIMSPVGSYYKEGIHPVKIAVESAFTRAVNGGTGEAKTGGNYASSLKAQEVSEKMGYAQVLWLDGVEKKYIEEVGSMNVFFKINGEIITPALNGSILPGITRDSIIELLKHWGLPVSERRISMEEVHEAYKLGQLEEAFGTGTAAVISPIGEFLWNGEEMIVQSGETGELSRKLYDTLTGVQTGKVADELNWTAKVEEKVTQ, from the coding sequence ATGAAGGAACATGACATGCAAATCACGCTTAGTACAACAAAGAAAGAAAAGCCACAGGCGGACCAGCTTGAGTTCGGTAAGCAGTTTACCGATCATATGTTTATAATGGATTATACACAAGGGCAAGGGTGGCATGATCCAAGAATTGTTCCTTATCAACCGCTCTCATTAGAGCCGTCAGCTATGATTTTTCACTATGGTCAATCCGTTTTTGAAGGATTGAAAGCATATGCAACACCTGAGGATGAAATTATTTTATTCCGTCCGGAAAAGAATTTCCAACGCTTAAATAGTTCAAATAGCCGATTATGCATACCGGATATCGACGTTGATTTTGCGTTGAAGGCCTTAAAGACTTTAATTAGCGTTGATAAGGATTGGGTTCCCCAGGCAGAAGGGACATCCTTATATATCAGGCCATTCATTATAGCTACTGAACCATATCTAGGAGTTTCTCCATCGGATAAATATCAGTTCATCATCATCATGTCACCAGTGGGCTCGTATTATAAAGAAGGTATTCATCCAGTTAAAATTGCAGTGGAGTCAGCCTTCACACGTGCCGTTAATGGAGGTACGGGTGAAGCCAAAACGGGCGGTAATTATGCCTCGAGCCTGAAAGCCCAAGAAGTATCCGAAAAGATGGGCTATGCCCAAGTTCTTTGGTTAGACGGAGTAGAGAAAAAGTATATTGAAGAAGTTGGAAGCATGAATGTTTTCTTCAAAATAAATGGTGAAATTATCACTCCTGCTTTAAATGGAAGTATCCTTCCGGGTATTACTCGTGATTCCATTATCGAATTGCTGAAACATTGGGGCCTTCCTGTGTCGGAAAGACGCATTTCGATGGAGGAAGTCCATGAAGCCTATAAATTAGGTCAATTGGAAGAGGCCTTTGGAACGGGTACGGCCGCGGTCATTTCACCAATTGGTGAATTTTTGTGGAATGGTGAAGAAATGATTGTTCAAAGCGGGGAAACTGGAGAACTTTCTAGAAAGCTTTATGATACACTGACAGGTGTGCAAACAGGTAAAGTCGCAGACGAGTTGAACTGGACTGCGAAAGTAGAAGAAAAAGTGACTCAATAA
- a CDS encoding amino acid ABC transporter permease produces the protein MLDFSILTENLDMYLLGFRNTIMSSLIALVASLILGVLIAIMRIAPIKPLNWLGTAYVEFIRNIPLLIITFFFFLGLKLSGLYAGTLALTIYTSSFIAEAIRAGILSVPKGQMEAARSSGLTYGQAMRLVILPQAVKIVIPPLGNQFINLVKNSSILAVVAGLDLMYHGDLISSRTFVVFDVYIFVAAFYLILTIPLSFGVGYLEKRLAKSN, from the coding sequence GTGCTTGATTTCTCCATTTTAACAGAGAACCTGGATATGTATTTATTAGGCTTTAGAAATACGATCATGTCGAGTTTGATCGCGTTGGTAGCGAGTTTGATTCTTGGTGTGCTTATTGCTATCATGCGGATTGCGCCGATAAAGCCACTAAACTGGCTGGGTACCGCCTATGTCGAGTTCATTCGGAATATACCGTTATTGATCATAACCTTTTTCTTCTTTCTCGGTCTTAAACTTAGCGGTCTTTACGCAGGGACATTGGCCTTGACCATTTACACTTCATCTTTCATAGCTGAGGCAATTCGAGCGGGCATACTTTCCGTGCCAAAGGGTCAAATGGAAGCTGCCCGTTCTTCAGGCCTGACATATGGGCAGGCAATGAGGCTCGTCATATTGCCACAAGCCGTTAAAATAGTCATACCTCCTTTAGGGAACCAATTTATCAATCTAGTTAAGAATTCTTCCATTTTAGCCGTCGTTGCAGGCCTCGATCTTATGTACCACGGGGATTTGATTTCTTCAAGGACATTTGTCGTGTTTGATGTGTACATTTTCGTTGCAGCCTTTTACTTAATACTTACCATTCCTTTAAGTTTTGGCGTTGGTTATTTGGAAAAACGTCTGGCTAAGAGTAATTGA
- a CDS encoding YueI family protein: MSRLKVEDYLEQGIHGPKEIKPGERREFLGTLRERVVIVLKKSQVFETNVYPEIEQMMKQHPRSNLFLNGQMDYQYLGKYIKLAMSHNIPYKIVLNKDHNSDLGLVLAEHNAINKEEIYIEKKYHIQQVVKKKSYKAFFKSIVKKLLNKR; encoded by the coding sequence TTGTCACGCCTAAAGGTGGAGGACTATCTAGAACAAGGCATCCATGGTCCAAAAGAAATCAAGCCTGGGGAACGCAGGGAATTTCTGGGCACATTACGGGAGCGCGTCGTCATCGTCCTAAAAAAAAGCCAAGTCTTTGAAACGAATGTATATCCGGAGATAGAGCAAATGATGAAGCAGCATCCCCGTTCAAATTTATTTTTAAATGGTCAGATGGACTATCAATATTTAGGGAAATATATAAAATTGGCAATGAGTCATAATATCCCATACAAAATTGTCCTGAATAAAGATCATAACTCCGACTTGGGTCTGGTATTAGCAGAACATAATGCCATAAATAAAGAGGAAATTTATATCGAGAAGAAATATCATATCCAGCAAGTTGTCAAAAAGAAAAGTTACAAAGCCTTTTTTAAAAGCATTGTTAAAAAATTATTAAACAAACGTTGA
- a CDS encoding response regulator transcription factor: MLEETLLNHVKKISQQKDMANKSQMIVKGCVDFFSFQRASLFSYSCLTGMGEGICACTSEDTFSLHNVRENIHDIYPIHQAVIHNKPMYLTIQHAKSSIPAKYVKRFSISSLAIIPIIVNDLAIGLVLVDPIHANERITKNDLNKLSHYLKLAVGSTMDSAPPTYLLSKREVEVLQYLANGMGLKQMAPKMSVSEFTVRDHISSAIRKLGVNHRTEAVAVAIRNKMIM, translated from the coding sequence ATGCTTGAGGAAACTCTGTTGAATCATGTAAAAAAGATATCCCAACAAAAAGATATGGCAAATAAATCACAAATGATCGTAAAGGGCTGTGTGGATTTTTTTTCATTTCAACGAGCATCTTTATTCAGTTATTCATGTTTAACGGGAATGGGTGAAGGAATTTGTGCATGTACAAGTGAAGATACCTTTTCATTACATAATGTTAGAGAAAATATTCATGATATATACCCCATCCACCAAGCAGTCATCCATAACAAACCCATGTACTTAACCATCCAGCATGCAAAATCCTCCATCCCTGCAAAATACGTTAAAAGATTTTCCATCTCATCATTGGCAATCATTCCGATAATTGTGAATGACTTGGCCATCGGTTTAGTTTTGGTCGACCCCATTCACGCTAACGAGCGAATTACCAAGAATGATTTAAATAAGCTTTCCCATTATTTAAAACTGGCTGTCGGTTCAACAATGGATTCCGCCCCTCCCACTTACCTTCTAAGCAAACGTGAAGTGGAGGTCCTTCAATATTTAGCCAATGGAATGGGATTAAAGCAAATGGCACCAAAAATGAGCGTTAGTGAATTTACCGTCAGAGATCATATTTCTTCTGCTATCAGGAAATTGGGAGTGAATCATCGGACAGAGGCCGTCGCGGTTGCCATAAGAAACAAAATGATTATGTGA
- a CDS encoding R2-like ligand-binding oxidase, protein MKRMNLTTTSRSFKEDSLPFKLYQKAKKFGIWNPRDIDFNQDKEDWKSFTDIERQVLLRIISLFQGGEEAVTLDLLPLIMTIAKEGRIEEEMYLTTFLFEEAKHMEFFRYTLDQIGETGDLTVYHSDTYKSIFYEILPEAMEKLLSDQSPEALAEAATVYNMFTEGVLAETGYFGFYQTLEANKMMPGLLKGVGLLKKDESRHIAYGTFLLQRIISEHPHIFKQVEKRMEELSPLAIALNTEGYDLLGNPFDNDQQAILNFTMKQLTVRMEILARAKGKGIEEIYQTNEKEYGVI, encoded by the coding sequence ATGAAAAGAATGAATTTAACGACCACCAGCCGGAGTTTTAAAGAAGATTCCCTGCCATTTAAACTTTATCAAAAGGCAAAGAAATTCGGTATATGGAATCCTCGTGACATTGATTTCAACCAGGATAAAGAAGATTGGAAGTCATTTACTGATATTGAAAGGCAAGTGTTATTAAGGATCATTTCCCTTTTTCAGGGGGGAGAAGAAGCGGTGACTTTGGATTTGCTTCCCTTAATTATGACGATTGCCAAGGAAGGCAGGATTGAAGAAGAAATGTACTTAACGACTTTTCTGTTCGAGGAAGCGAAGCATATGGAGTTCTTTCGTTATACATTAGATCAAATAGGTGAAACGGGTGATTTGACGGTTTATCACTCAGACACTTATAAATCGATTTTTTATGAAATATTGCCTGAAGCCATGGAAAAACTTTTATCCGATCAATCCCCTGAAGCATTGGCAGAAGCAGCCACTGTTTATAATATGTTTACAGAGGGTGTGCTTGCAGAAACTGGGTATTTTGGGTTTTATCAGACCCTCGAAGCAAATAAAATGATGCCGGGTTTATTAAAAGGTGTGGGTCTTTTGAAGAAGGATGAATCACGCCATATTGCTTACGGGACCTTCCTTCTACAGAGAATCATCAGTGAACATCCGCATATCTTTAAACAGGTTGAAAAGCGAATGGAGGAACTTTCACCACTGGCCATCGCGTTAAATACTGAGGGATATGATCTGTTAGGAAATCCATTTGATAATGACCAACAAGCTATATTGAATTTTACCATGAAACAATTAACAGTACGGATGGAGATTTTAGCCAGGGCAAAAGGAAAGGGGATTGAAGAGATCTATCAAACTAACGAAAAGGAATATGGGGTTATATAA
- a CDS encoding AI-2E family transporter, producing MWINKPFFKYACATILIILIIFLLGKIDYVLLPLQKIIAAMFFPIIVAGLLYYILRPVVNLLTEFIPRSISIFTVFLIIFSMIGMVSYFGSPVIVDQFQKLSETLPSKVKEFSKESEVMIEKNDFGMVNMEDLKEKTVTHLKDYSEKLIVNVNTIFSTITSVLTVLVITPFILFYFLKDGDKLRPFLLKYIPNDVESEGNTILKDVDKALSTYIIGQFIISIVIGTLMYIGYLIIGLDYALVLAIFAMVFTVVPFLGPLISIIPALFIALQQDIGLAVKVLIVLTVVQQVEGHLVTPNIMGKRLNIHPLTIILLLLAAGSIYGFIGILIAIPTYSVVKTIIGNFRKFYRLRKGVT from the coding sequence TTGTGGATCAATAAACCGTTTTTCAAATATGCATGCGCGACCATTTTGATCATTTTAATTATTTTTTTACTAGGTAAGATTGATTACGTTCTGCTGCCGCTACAAAAAATCATTGCTGCCATGTTTTTCCCTATTATTGTGGCTGGGCTTTTATACTATATATTACGGCCGGTAGTTAACTTATTAACTGAATTTATCCCGAGGTCAATTAGCATCTTCACCGTGTTTTTGATTATATTTAGCATGATTGGGATGGTAAGTTACTTTGGAAGTCCTGTAATCGTGGACCAATTTCAAAAATTATCTGAAACCCTTCCAAGCAAAGTCAAGGAATTCTCTAAAGAATCTGAAGTGATGATTGAGAAAAATGATTTTGGCATGGTTAATATGGAAGATCTAAAAGAAAAAACGGTCACGCATTTGAAAGATTACTCGGAAAAACTAATAGTGAATGTCAATACCATTTTTTCCACGATCACGAGTGTATTAACAGTATTGGTCATTACACCATTCATTTTATTCTATTTCTTGAAGGATGGAGATAAATTAAGACCATTTCTATTAAAATATATACCGAACGATGTTGAATCAGAGGGAAACACGATATTAAAAGATGTCGATAAAGCCCTTTCAACTTATATTATCGGTCAATTCATCATATCAATCGTCATTGGGACTTTGATGTATATCGGCTACTTGATTATCGGTCTCGATTATGCACTCGTATTAGCCATATTCGCCATGGTTTTTACCGTTGTACCATTCCTTGGTCCCTTAATAAGCATCATCCCTGCCCTTTTCATTGCCTTACAGCAAGACATTGGGTTGGCAGTGAAAGTACTCATTGTCCTTACCGTTGTTCAACAGGTCGAAGGGCACTTGGTTACACCGAATATTATGGGAAAACGGCTTAACATTCACCCGCTTACCATTATCTTATTGCTGCTTGCTGCTGGATCAATTTACGGTTTCATTGGCATTTTAATCGCTATCCCCACTTATTCTGTAGTAAAAACGATTATAGGGAATTTTAGGAAATTTTATAGATTACGAAAAGGGGTTACTTAA
- a CDS encoding amino acid ABC transporter ATP-binding protein, with protein MIVFDRVNKFYGDFHVLKEINLTIKKGEVVVVIGPSGSGKSTLLRCINRLETISEGSLSINGSNVADKKTDINKLRRNIGMVFQHFHLYPHKTVLENIMLAPRKVLGQSEEEAKKIALKYLDKVGIGDKANSFPSQLSGGQQQRVAIARGLAMGPEIMLFDEPTSALDPEMIGEVLDVMKALAHEGMTMVVVTHEMGFAREVADRIVFMDEGRVLEEASPAEFYVNPREERARLFLSRILNH; from the coding sequence ATGATAGTTTTTGACCGAGTGAATAAGTTTTATGGCGATTTCCATGTATTGAAAGAGATTAATCTTACGATTAAGAAGGGGGAAGTGGTCGTGGTCATCGGACCGTCCGGATCAGGGAAAAGTACACTGCTTCGATGCATTAATCGTCTAGAGACCATTTCGGAAGGTTCCCTATCCATAAATGGTTCAAATGTAGCGGATAAAAAAACGGACATAAACAAACTCCGTCGGAATATCGGTATGGTTTTCCAGCATTTTCACTTGTATCCTCATAAAACCGTGCTAGAGAATATCATGCTTGCCCCCAGGAAGGTTTTAGGCCAATCCGAAGAGGAAGCGAAAAAGATTGCACTAAAGTATTTGGATAAGGTGGGGATTGGAGATAAAGCGAATTCATTTCCTTCCCAGCTTTCAGGTGGACAGCAACAACGGGTAGCGATTGCCAGAGGTTTGGCAATGGGTCCCGAAATCATGCTATTTGATGAACCTACCTCAGCCTTGGATCCAGAAATGATCGGCGAGGTACTGGATGTAATGAAGGCCCTTGCCCATGAAGGCATGACGATGGTGGTGGTTACGCACGAAATGGGATTTGCCCGTGAAGTAGCGGATCGAATCGTATTCATGGACGAAGGCAGGGTTTTGGAAGAGGCATCACCGGCTGAGTTTTACGTCAATCCTCGTGAAGAGAGGGCTCGTTTATTCCTTAGCCGTATATTAAATCATTAA
- a CDS encoding type II toxin-antitoxin system HicB family antitoxin — MTIQIFEYPAVFYYEKHPLIIDSFSVQVCFPDFRREGIISSVSGRNRVDALACAQELLEAMVEHFIHDKKTIPDASEMEKVNLDRGINICEAAPFRIEIENITYEK, encoded by the coding sequence TTGACCATTCAAATCTTTGAGTATCCAGCCGTATTCTATTATGAAAAGCACCCGTTGATTATCGATTCTTTTTCCGTTCAAGTTTGCTTCCCGGATTTTAGGCGAGAAGGAATTATTTCTTCCGTTAGCGGTAGGAATCGGGTAGATGCCTTAGCCTGTGCTCAAGAACTGTTGGAAGCCATGGTCGAACATTTTATTCACGATAAAAAAACAATCCCGGATGCAAGTGAAATGGAAAAGGTGAATCTGGATAGGGGAATTAATATTTGTGAGGCTGCCCCCTTCAGGATTGAAATAGAAAATATCACATATGAAAAATAA
- a CDS encoding amino acid ABC transporter permease: MDFAGAYTPDNLKFLLEGFWVTLQVAFISIILSFIIGGLVGIIRYAKVPVLSQILALIVETIRNLPLLLIIFFTYFALPEVRIKLEIIPAAIVALTIFESAMLSEVIRSGLKSIDKGQMEAARSSGLSYTQALIHIILPQALRRMVPPIVSQFISLLKDTSLAVVISLPELTHHGQIIYGQSQKYLIPILILVAFMYFIVNYCLSMVAQRLELKRT; encoded by the coding sequence ATGGATTTTGCAGGTGCCTATACACCAGATAATCTTAAGTTTTTATTAGAAGGATTTTGGGTAACGCTCCAGGTAGCTTTTATATCCATCATTCTAAGTTTCATTATTGGCGGGCTTGTTGGTATTATCCGTTACGCAAAGGTGCCGGTGTTATCACAAATATTAGCTTTGATTGTAGAAACGATAAGGAATTTACCGCTGCTATTAATAATATTTTTTACGTATTTTGCTTTGCCGGAGGTGAGGATTAAACTGGAAATCATTCCAGCGGCCATTGTTGCCTTGACAATTTTCGAGTCTGCCATGCTTTCTGAAGTCATTCGAAGTGGACTTAAATCGATTGATAAAGGCCAAATGGAAGCTGCCCGTTCATCAGGCTTGAGCTATACACAGGCGTTGATACATATTATTCTTCCCCAAGCGCTGCGCCGCATGGTTCCTCCTATTGTCAGCCAATTCATTTCATTATTAAAGGATACCTCTTTAGCTGTTGTCATCTCTTTACCGGAGCTGACTCATCATGGTCAAATCATATATGGACAAAGTCAAAAGTACTTAATCCCAATTTTGATCCTTGTGGCTTTCATGTATTTCATTGTTAATTATTGTCTTTCTATGGTAGCCCAAAGACTTGAATTGAAACGAACCTAA
- a CDS encoding L,D-transpeptidase family protein: MKKLMVFILIFAFSFVGFSNTSDAAARQLIIINKANNQLAYYENDNLVRVFSVATGKKASYTPEGKFKVVTKIVNRPYYKGNIRGGDPKNPLGKRWLGINARNTPGNTYAIHGNNDPATIGKYISAGCIRMYNNDVQWLYERVKMNTVVLIASSNKSFATIAATNGYKVSGSVSLPVNTSPSLKKGSSGPQVIELQKRLTKLGYSTKGVDGSFGKNTEIAVKNFQKSKKLTSDGVVGPKTKKALGLK, from the coding sequence ATGAAGAAATTGATGGTATTTATATTAATATTCGCTTTTAGTTTTGTTGGGTTCAGTAATACTTCAGATGCGGCAGCAAGGCAACTGATTATCATCAATAAAGCCAATAATCAGCTTGCCTATTACGAAAATGATAATTTGGTGAGGGTTTTCAGCGTGGCGACAGGAAAGAAAGCCTCCTACACCCCTGAAGGAAAGTTCAAGGTAGTGACAAAGATTGTGAATCGTCCCTATTATAAAGGCAACATTAGAGGCGGAGACCCAAAAAACCCTCTAGGTAAAAGATGGCTGGGGATCAATGCAAGGAATACACCAGGAAATACCTACGCAATACACGGAAATAATGATCCTGCCACCATTGGGAAATATATAAGTGCCGGTTGTATTCGTATGTATAACAATGATGTTCAATGGCTGTACGAAAGGGTGAAAATGAACACTGTAGTGTTGATTGCCAGTTCGAATAAATCATTTGCCACCATAGCTGCCACGAATGGCTATAAAGTGAGCGGATCTGTAAGCCTACCCGTAAATACCAGCCCTTCCCTGAAGAAAGGAAGCAGTGGCCCCCAAGTAATTGAACTGCAAAAAAGATTAACTAAACTTGGATACAGCACTAAAGGAGTAGATGGGTCATTTGGAAAAAACACTGAAATTGCTGTAAAGAATTTCCAAAAATCCAAAAAGCTCACTTCAGATGGAGTCGTCGGACCAAAAACGAAAAAAGCGCTTGGACTTAAATAA
- a CDS encoding L-lactate MFS transporter, producing the protein MTKNRWLIAVSAIAIHLSIGGAYAYSVYKKPLVETMGWSETEVTLAFTIMMALAGTSAAFFGKFVEKNGPRKSAMVAAVLFGLGQAGSGLAVMVDSLPLYLLTYGVLSGLGMGIGYISPVSTLVKWFPDRRGLATGMAVLGFGAGALITAPVAASLMESVGIYTTYYILGAGYFILMFLGASYIAPPKANWLPEGMKKDIESGKKELKKDLRQLTAKEAVKTKHFWMLWSMKLINTSAGIMMISVASPMAQDVVGLSVAGAATLVGIMGIFNGGGRLGWAAASDYIGRPNVFVIFFIIQIGAFLLLPTTTNTLLFQGLILLVVSCYGGGFSNLPAFAGDLFGTKEIGAIHGYLLTTWSLGGVCGPMLVTAIRESTNSYIPVFYVFAVLIAIAFVISIWLRLDIKKMQRAQNQGVTNTLSQIS; encoded by the coding sequence ATGACAAAAAACAGATGGTTAATCGCTGTATCAGCTATCGCCATTCACCTTTCCATTGGTGGTGCGTACGCCTATAGCGTATACAAAAAACCGTTAGTTGAGACTATGGGGTGGTCAGAAACTGAAGTAACGTTAGCATTCACAATAATGATGGCGCTTGCAGGAACTTCTGCAGCCTTCTTTGGCAAATTCGTGGAAAAAAATGGTCCGAGAAAGTCAGCTATGGTCGCAGCTGTATTATTCGGTTTAGGACAAGCCGGTTCCGGTTTAGCAGTAATGGTCGATTCACTTCCGCTATACCTATTGACATATGGGGTGTTAAGTGGACTTGGCATGGGCATCGGGTACATTTCACCAGTATCCACTTTAGTCAAATGGTTCCCAGATCGCCGGGGATTGGCAACAGGAATGGCAGTATTAGGATTCGGTGCCGGAGCTCTCATTACAGCCCCAGTAGCTGCAAGCCTTATGGAATCCGTTGGCATTTATACTACCTATTATATTTTAGGAGCAGGCTATTTCATACTGATGTTCTTAGGTGCATCCTATATTGCACCTCCAAAGGCCAACTGGCTACCTGAAGGAATGAAGAAAGATATTGAATCCGGTAAGAAAGAACTAAAGAAAGACCTAAGACAATTAACTGCAAAAGAAGCGGTTAAAACGAAACACTTCTGGATGTTATGGTCCATGAAATTGATAAATACAAGTGCAGGAATCATGATGATTTCTGTAGCTTCACCTATGGCTCAAGACGTTGTTGGTCTGTCTGTAGCAGGTGCAGCAACATTAGTCGGCATTATGGGAATCTTCAATGGCGGAGGAAGACTTGGCTGGGCAGCAGCATCTGATTATATTGGCCGTCCAAATGTTTTTGTCATTTTCTTCATCATTCAAATCGGAGCGTTCCTGTTACTTCCAACGACTACAAATACACTATTGTTCCAAGGACTCATCTTGCTGGTCGTTAGTTGTTATGGTGGAGGCTTTTCAAATCTCCCTGCGTTTGCCGGGGATTTATTTGGTACTAAGGAAATTGGGGCCATCCACGGTTATCTTTTAACTACGTGGTCTCTAGGCGGGGTTTGCGGACCAATGTTGGTTACTGCAATCAGGGAAAGTACGAACAGCTACATCCCGGTATTCTACGTTTTCGCAGTATTAATAGCGATAGCATTCGTCATCTCCATCTGGCTGCGTCTCGACATTAAAAAAATGCAAAGAGCACAGAATCAAGGAGTAACGAACACATTAAGTCAAATATCCTAA
- a CDS encoding transporter substrate-binding domain-containing protein: MFKKKKWLKLSLLSLLAVILLAGCGGGKESDKADEGGGKDKAKDVLAQVKEKDKIVFGVKNDTRLFGLKNPKTGDVEGFDIDIAKALAAEILGDENKVEFKEVTSKTRMALLNNGDIDAIVATMTITEDRKKEVDFTDVYFDAGQSLLVKKGSDIKGIDSLKGKKVLAVKGSTSSINIREKAPEAQVLEFENYSEAFAALKSGQGDALTTDDSILYGMADEDPSYELVGGTFTEEPYGIAVKKGNADFVGELNKALKSLKDSGKYDEIHDKWIKH; the protein is encoded by the coding sequence ATGTTTAAGAAAAAGAAATGGTTAAAATTATCTTTGCTATCATTACTGGCTGTCATCTTATTAGCTGGATGCGGCGGGGGCAAGGAATCAGACAAAGCTGATGAGGGTGGAGGTAAAGACAAAGCAAAAGATGTTCTCGCACAAGTGAAGGAAAAGGATAAAATCGTTTTCGGGGTGAAAAATGATACAAGGCTATTCGGACTGAAAAATCCTAAGACTGGAGATGTAGAAGGCTTTGATATTGATATCGCCAAAGCTCTTGCAGCAGAAATCCTTGGTGATGAGAATAAAGTTGAATTTAAAGAAGTGACATCTAAGACAAGGATGGCATTATTGAATAATGGTGATATCGATGCGATTGTAGCGACCATGACAATCACGGAAGATCGTAAAAAAGAAGTTGACTTCACTGATGTTTACTTCGATGCCGGACAATCTTTGTTAGTCAAAAAGGGCAGTGATATTAAGGGTATTGATAGCTTAAAAGGGAAAAAGGTATTGGCCGTCAAGGGCTCTACTTCTTCCATAAATATCCGTGAAAAAGCTCCTGAAGCACAAGTGCTTGAATTTGAAAACTATTCCGAAGCGTTCGCCGCACTTAAATCCGGACAAGGGGATGCCTTGACCACGGATGATTCCATCCTTTATGGAATGGCGGATGAAGATCCAAGTTATGAACTTGTTGGCGGTACATTTACGGAAGAGCCTTATGGAATTGCCGTGAAAAAAGGAAATGCTGACTTTGTTGGCGAGTTGAATAAAGCTCTTAAGTCACTTAAAGATTCAGGCAAGTACGATGAAATCCATGATAAATGGATTAAACATTAA
- a CDS encoding nucleoside 2-deoxyribosyltransferase, producing the protein MVIYFGGVCVKYYIASDEKNLKQVRSLIKKLTSKGFTCVNDLNLITNDEKNQIKDGIGEYEKKGIEEADFMLIFLTAGKGNLYELGYALSLNKKIIVYSPEKDNYHINKKSIFHNLPEVTICSGTFYKLVKLIHTLSQEGSEKDSLHLK; encoded by the coding sequence ATAGTTATTTATTTTGGAGGTGTATGTGTGAAATATTATATAGCATCAGACGAAAAAAATTTGAAGCAAGTAAGGTCATTGATCAAGAAATTGACTTCAAAAGGGTTTACTTGTGTGAATGACTTGAATTTAATTACGAATGATGAAAAAAACCAAATAAAGGACGGCATTGGAGAATATGAAAAAAAAGGGATTGAGGAAGCCGATTTCATGCTGATCTTCCTAACAGCAGGTAAAGGTAATCTATATGAGCTTGGATATGCTTTATCTTTAAATAAGAAAATTATAGTGTATTCACCCGAGAAAGACAATTATCATATTAATAAAAAATCAATATTTCATAATCTGCCCGAGGTTACAATCTGCAGCGGGACTTTTTATAAGCTGGTTAAATTGATACATACGCTTTCTCAGGAAGGATCTGAAAAAGATTCACTGCATCTAAAATGA